The following coding sequences are from one Elusimicrobium minutum Pei191 window:
- the trmD gene encoding tRNA (guanosine(37)-N1)-methyltransferase TrmD, producing MSIKIDVVTPFPDIVDGPLGQSIPGRARKEKILNLGFCNPRDFVKDKHKSIDDRVYGGGAGMLMKAEPLYQAIKKLRKKGSVVIYTSPRGKVFNQTLAKKLSLKKHLIFVCGHYEGVDARIYPEFDLEVSLGDFILTGGESAAVVMIDAITRLLPGVFKKSGVTELESFENNLLEPPQYTRPEVWRRKRVPAVLLSGNHKEIETWKQKEAVKITKKFRPDLLPTSEKRTSLKAKKAK from the coding sequence ATGTCTATTAAAATAGATGTTGTGACTCCCTTTCCCGACATTGTTGACGGGCCTTTAGGCCAAAGCATACCGGGCAGGGCAAGAAAAGAAAAAATACTGAATCTGGGGTTTTGCAATCCCAGGGATTTTGTTAAAGATAAACATAAGTCTATTGACGACAGAGTTTACGGCGGCGGAGCGGGGATGCTGATGAAGGCTGAACCACTTTACCAAGCTATTAAAAAGCTTAGGAAAAAAGGCAGTGTAGTTATTTACACAAGTCCCCGCGGTAAAGTTTTTAATCAAACACTGGCAAAAAAACTCAGCTTGAAAAAGCATTTGATTTTTGTTTGTGGTCATTATGAGGGCGTTGACGCGAGAATATACCCCGAATTTGATTTAGAAGTTTCTTTAGGTGATTTTATCCTGACCGGCGGTGAAAGCGCCGCTGTGGTTATGATAGACGCTATCACAAGGCTTTTGCCGGGCGTATTTAAAAAATCAGGGGTAACAGAGTTGGAAAGTTTTGAAAACAACCTTCTTGAACCCCCCCAATATACCAGACCTGAGGTTTGGCGAAGGAAAAGGGTGCCGGCGGTGCTTTTGAGCGGAAACCATAAAGAAATTGAAACTTGGAAACAAAAAGAAGCTGTAAAAATTACAAAAAAATTTAGACCTGATTTGCTGCCAACCTCTGAAAAGAGAACCTCTCTTAAGGCAAAAAAGGCAAAGTAA
- a CDS encoding KH domain-containing protein: MKDMALYLLKALAVNGESIVMEEREEQDKIYLTTKVDPADKGKVIGKDGCIIKAVRTVLSAAASKQNKKVFLKIED; encoded by the coding sequence ATGAAGGATATGGCACTGTATCTGCTTAAAGCCCTTGCCGTTAACGGCGAAAGCATTGTAATGGAAGAAAGGGAAGAGCAGGACAAAATTTACTTGACCACTAAAGTTGACCCGGCCGACAAAGGCAAGGTTATAGGTAAAGACGGTTGTATTATTAAAGCCGTGCGCACGGTACTCAGCGCTGCGGCTTCAAAACAGAATAAAAAAGTATTTTTGAAAATAGAGGACTAA
- the rpsP gene encoding 30S ribosomal protein S16 translates to MAVVLRLQRVGKKQQPQYRIVAIEKKSAVGSEAKEVVGHYNPCNAKAADQIKLNQERYDYWVKVGAKASPTVAALAKKASAK, encoded by the coding sequence ATGGCAGTAGTACTTAGATTACAAAGAGTTGGTAAAAAGCAGCAACCGCAGTACAGAATTGTAGCTATCGAAAAAAAGAGCGCAGTAGGCTCCGAAGCTAAAGAAGTTGTAGGTCATTACAACCCCTGCAATGCTAAAGCAGCAGATCAGATTAAACTTAATCAAGAAAGATATGATTATTGGGTTAAAGTGGGTGCAAAAGCTTCTCCGACAGTGGCGGCACTTGCAAAAAAAGCTTCCGCTAAATAA
- the rpe gene encoding ribulose-phosphate 3-epimerase, with product MSKMPKPNGKTAVAPSVLSADMWRLGEQVLEVASAGADWLHLDIMDGHFVPNLSFGPAVCKSLSAKSPLPLDVHLMVKYPGAFIKPFAKAGADNITVHIESEDNTLDMLKSIKELGLSAGISIKPDTDAQKIIPFLEYTDLILVMTVQPGFGGQAFMEEGRQNIIKVRQILKDKKCLAWVEVDGGINMETAKPAVIAGADALVAGNAVFAAKDPGQAVKDLKDIIK from the coding sequence ATGTCCAAAATGCCAAAACCTAATGGGAAAACAGCCGTAGCGCCGTCCGTTTTATCGGCAGATATGTGGCGCCTTGGCGAACAGGTTTTGGAAGTGGCTTCCGCCGGAGCGGACTGGCTTCATTTAGATATTATGGACGGACATTTTGTGCCTAATTTAAGCTTTGGTCCGGCAGTATGTAAAAGCCTCTCTGCAAAATCACCCCTTCCCCTGGATGTCCATTTAATGGTAAAATATCCTGGTGCTTTTATAAAGCCTTTCGCGAAAGCCGGGGCTGATAATATTACTGTGCATATTGAGAGCGAGGACAATACTCTTGATATGCTTAAATCAATTAAAGAGCTTGGTTTAAGCGCGGGCATATCAATTAAGCCCGATACCGACGCTCAAAAAATTATTCCTTTTTTGGAATATACGGATTTAATTCTTGTTATGACGGTTCAACCCGGTTTCGGCGGGCAGGCTTTCATGGAAGAAGGCAGGCAAAATATTATTAAAGTAAGGCAAATTTTGAAAGACAAAAAATGTTTAGCCTGGGTTGAAGTTGACGGCGGGATAAATATGGAAACAGCCAAGCCGGCGGTAATTGCCGGGGCGGACGCTTTAGTAGCAGGTAACGCGGTTTTCGCCGCTAAAGACCCGGGGCAAGCCGTAAAAGATTTGAAAGATATAATTAAATAA